In Pirellulales bacterium, the genomic stretch AGCCCGCGACGGTCGAATTGCAAAAGAGCGAGCGAGCTACCGCCGTGGTCGCGCGGGCGCCTACTGGTCGCGCGCTGAAGGACCAAGCGCTCATGGAGGACGTGTGGATTTTGGAAGGCGTCGCGGAGTATGAATTGAACGTGACGATCGACAAGGATGCGCCTGATGGCCCAGTCGAATTGAAGTTTGAGGTTCAGACGCAGGCCTGCGATAGTCGCTCCTGCCTACGACCTCACAAATCGTTCCTCCGCTTGTCAATCACGGTTGATCACAAAGCCACGGGCCACGGCAACGACCATCCCGAAGTCTTTGACGCCCGGCGCCAAGAATAGGTCAACTTGGCGACCATCTTGATACCGGCCGCAACAACGAAGATTTGCGCCTGCTTTCAACCACTGTCGCCAAGGAAAAATCAATGGACAAGAACGATTTGACTCGCCGCGACGTTCAATCATTGGCAGCCGTCGCATTATCGATAGAATGAATCGTCGATAACAGCAGCACGCGGTTCTCTGGTCCGCCTGCCCGCCGCCCTGGATTGCCGGGGCCGCACTCCGTTGCTCGGAGCCACCAGCACAATCCCCTGTGCTCAAGGTGCGCTCCCATGAAGATCGAGCTGCGGAAACTCTCCGACATCAAGCCCTATCCCCAGAACCCTCGCGTCAATGACGCCGCCGTGGACGCGGTCGCCGCCTCGATCCGCGAATTCGGCTTTCAGCAGCCGATCGTCGTCGATATCGAGGGAGTGATCATCGTCGGCCACACCCGCTGGAAAGCGGCTCAGAAGCTCGGCCTCGACAAGGTCCCCGTTCACGCCGCCAAGGATCTCACACCGGCTCAGATCAAGGCGTACTGAATCGCCGACAACCAGACCAACACGCTGGCCGAGTGGGACGCCGCGCTGTTGCCGCTTGGGCTGCACGACCTCGAGGCGCTCGACTTCGACTTGTCGCTGTTCGGTTTCAACGAAGACGATCGGGCCAAGTGGCTTGGCGGCGACGTAAAAGAAGAGGCCGTCATTAGGTTTTAGCGCTCGTCGCCCTGCACACACGAACCAACCACAACCCCTTGAACTGTCGGTTGACGAGGAATTGAATTAGAGCTACTTTCCACGGCAGCAAGGCGTTTCGAACCCGTCTCATCTAACTGACCTTTCGGTCCTCGGAGTGCCTTGTCCATGGCGCTTGGCCTTTCGTTCCGTGCGCTTCGTGCTCGCCGTCCGTCGTCAGTCGCTCCATTGTGCTTAGGCCGTCGGCGCCGCGCGCGCTCGGGCATCCGCTTGGCATTCGAGTCGCTCGAATCCCGTTGTCTGCTGAGCGGTTCTGGGTTTCAGTCGATCGGCGAGATTGGCAATAGTTTCAGGAATCCCACCGAAGGGACTTCCGGCATTGATCTGCTCAGCGTGGCTGCGACCGGGTCTGCCGACGCGTTCAACAAGCCCTCGCTGGCCAACGATTTAGGCGACTTCGCGATCAGAGATACTCCTAATAGTCAAACCGATCCCGGCAATTGCGATGCAATCGTGAAGCGCGGCGGCGTGGAGTACCGGTTTGCCTCGTCGATGCCAGCCGGCGAAAGCGAGGTTGTGAAAGCGCAGATGGTTCAGGCCGCATTCAATTTCGCCAAAGCCGGCGATGTCGTGACGATCGAACCTGGAACATTTGACTTCGGACAAGGTGGACCCTATGACTTGCCGCCCTGCCTCGTAAAAGGGTCTGGGCGGGGTGTCACGATCCTCAAGTCGGAA encodes the following:
- a CDS encoding ParB N-terminal domain-containing protein codes for the protein MKIELRKLSDIKPYPQNPRVNDAAVDAVAASIREFGFQQPIVVDIEGVIIVGHTRWKAAQKLGLDKVPVHAAKDLTPAQIKAY